TCTTGATTTTGACCTGCCTGAACCGGAATTTATTCTTGATGCAACAGGCGATATTATTGACATCGTTAAATCTGAGAGATTGACATCACACAGAATCATTGAAGAATTTATGATTGCAGCCAATGAAACCGTAGCGGAATATTTGTTTAAACATTCAGAGCCGTCGATTTATAGAGTTCATGAATTGCCTGATAAAGACAGTATAGATGAGTTCAATGAATTTATAAAAGGGCTCGACTTCGATTTGAAACCTATTGGAAAGATTGCACCTAAAAATTTTCAGAAGATGCTTGATTCAGTGCAGGGACTTGAGATTGAGCATCTTGTATCTACAGTACTTTTGAGGACAATGAAACATGCACTTTATACAACGAAAACTGAGGGGCATTTTGGTCTTGCTTCAAAGCATTATACTCACTTTACTTCACCCATAAGAAGATATCCTGACCTTGTAGTACATAGAATTTTGAAAAGAATGCTCAACAGAAAGAAAAAGGAGATTTATTCAAACAACTATTTGAAGCAACTGGAAAAAACTGCAGCCCATTCATCCGAGATGGAGAGAAAAGCGGAGGATGCAGAAAGAGAAGTGTTGAACAGAAAGAAATTGGAATTTCTCAAAGCGCATACAGGAGAAGTTTTTGATGGGATTATTTCCGGTGTAGCTGAATTCGGATTTTTTGTCGAAATAGAGGGGTATTATGTTGACGGATTGGTGAGAATGAAATCGTTAAAGGGAGATTATTTTATTTTTGAAGCAGATAAGCATCGCATACGGGGTAGGAGGAGCGGAATTACATTTCGGATAGGAGATAGGGTGAGAGTTTTGGTGATAGATGTTTATCCCGAGAGAGGGGAAATGGATTTAGAACTTTTATATGATAGATTTGATGAATTTATTTCGCTCAATAAAAAAAGAAGGAAAAAGAGAAGCAGGCGTATTTCCAAAAGGAGAAATTGATGGCTATATTTGTCAGAAATATTCTAATTGACCTTGATGAGGTTAGCCCGGGATTGATGCGTGTAAGCGCATCGATGAAGGATGTAGTCCATGACATTAGACTAACTCTTTTTGCAACATTTCCAGAATATGAGATAAAAGATGTCGATTTGCAGATGAATGAAACACCTGAAAAAAATTGTCCTCTTTTCAAAGAGTTGATTGGCAGAATAAGAGGACTTAAAATAGGAAGAGGTTTCAACTCTCAGATAAGAAAATTATTCAGAGGCGCAGAAGGATGTCCAACTGTTACGGGGCTTTTGACTGTTGCAGCACCTTTGGTAATAAATATTTCATGGTTTATTGAAAAAAGAAAGCTCGGATTGTCGGATAGCGAATATCTCGATTTAAAAAGGAAGATGATGAAGGATAAATGTATTGCTTTCAGCAGTATGAATAGTGAAATTGATGAAGAAGTTACAAATGGTGAAAGGGCAATTTATAGAGATTGTAATAAATGTCCCTCTGCTGATATTGGCAATGAGGCGATAAGAAAAGTAATTTTGAAGCTTGAAACCATTGCAGAAAAATATAAAATACCACAGCAATCGATTGATGATATAAAGGATGATATCAAAGATCTGTTGGAAAGGGAAAAGTGATATTCGAGAATGAATATTGAAGAAAAAAAGGATTGGATTGCCCTTAATCTGCTTTCTTATAAAAAGCCTGATATATTTATAAAACTGCATCAGCACTATGGAAGCGGCACTGAAATTTTGAAAGCAGGCAGAAGTGGATTTCAAGATATCGAGTGGCTTGATAATAAGAAAAAATCATCAACAATATCAATACTATATGGCGAGATAGTTGATAAAGAACTTGAAGTTATTGAAAAACAGAGAGTTCAGATAATTACAGTTGAAGATGAAGATTATCCAGAGCTTTTAAGGGAGATTTCAGCTCCCCCTCCTGTGCTTTATTGTCGTGGGAATCTAAAAAAAGAATTCACTGGAATTGCAGTAGTAGGCACGAGGAATCCAACTGAATATGGAAAAATGATGGCTGAAAAACTTTCATCTCAGTTGGCAATAAACGGCATAGCAGTAGTTAGTGGTATGGCAAGAGGGATAGATACAATAGCTCATAAAAGCGCACTTGGAAGTAATGGTTATACGATAGCAGTACTTGGAAGTGGTATAGATATGGTATATCCACCTGAAAACGGCAAGTTATATAATGAGATCTGTGAAAAAGGAGCTGTTATATCTGAATTTCCAATGGGTTCGTCACCTCACAAAAAGAATTTTCCGAGACGCAACAGAATCGTTAGCGGTATGAGTAGAGCAATATTGGTTATCGAGGCAGGAGAGAGAAGCGGGACGCTTATAACAGCGCGGTTTGCCATTGAGCAAAACAGGGATGTATTTGCTGTGCCGGGCAGGGTTACATCTTCAAGAAGCAAGGGCACAAATGGGTTGATAAAAAAAGGCGCCATATTGACAGAATCCTTTGACGACATCGCAGAGCATTTAGGCGTTGAATTCAAAAGAGAATTTTCAGAGAATTCTACTCGCTCTGATGATAAAGATAGTAAGAAACCTATTGCCTTTTCTGAAGATTCTGTAGAAGCGGCTGTTCTTTCCTTTCTCGATGATTCTCCTAAACATATCGACCTTATATCGAGGGAATGTGGAATGGGAATACCGCAAATATCATCTATACTTATGAAACTTGAAATATATGGCGCTGTAAGGCAGGTATCAGGTAAAATGTTTGTAAGAAATTACCTGTAAGAGGAATGTCTCTGAGCTTTTAGAGAAAGATTTAAATCCAAGAAAACCTTTTTGAAAAAAATATCAATCTTTATATAAAAATGCTACAATAACATTGTTCTATTAACGAGATGATATTTTAGAAAAAATCGGAAAAATGAAAACAAAAAAAGTGGAATCTCCAAGGGAAGCGGCACTGAAGAGGCGCAGGAATGTAATAGTAGTAGCTGCGCTCATATTACTGTTTATAATTCTCCTTGTAATCGAGGTTACAACTCAGGACATTTCAGCATCTTCGCCTGTGGGCAATTATGTTATATTCTATTCCTTTTACAACATCATCTTTATGCTGCTACTGATTTTGGTCTATCTGATTGTCCGGAATATTGTTAAACTTTATTTTGAAAGAGAGCGCTTAGAGCCCGGAGCAAAATTTAGAACAAAACTGATAGTTTCTTTTTTCCTTTTGACGAGTATTCCTTCTGTTGTCCTCTTCTTCTATGCCCGCTTTTTGATTTCACAGACTATGGAATATTGGTTCAGTGTCCCAATTGAGCAGTCCCTTCAAGGTGCCATACGCGTATCAGAGCAGTATTATGACGACATAAAGGGGAGGGCGGAAAATTTCTCATCGATTATCGGAAAGTCTATTCTTCGCAGAAACCTTCTTGCAGAAAAAAATAAGAAATATCTGAGAAATTACATAAAGAGCAAGGTTAATGAGTATGATATGGATGTCATATATGTTTATAATTCATCAGGAAAAAAAGTGATGGAAGCCTATTCAAAAGATGTGGATGAAGACAGAGTGATCAAGCCTGATGATGACTTGATAAAGAAGATTCTTTCCAAAGAGAAGCTTTCAACCGTCATTCCTGCTGATGAGGGTGAATTGATATATGGATTGGTTTCCCTTGAAAATAGAAGAAAAAAGAAGATTGGTGTTGTGGCTGTGGGATATTATTTGCCTAGAAGTTTGACGGAAGATATAAAATCTGCAGCTATGGCATTTGAAGATTATCGACAAAAGGAGATTCTTAAAAAACCAATTGCAAACACCTATGTCGGTATGTTTGCGATAGTAACTATTTTAGTCATTTTTGCGGCGATGTGGTTTGGATTACAGCTTGCAAAGGAGATAACGATTCCTATCAAACAGCTTGCTGAAGGGACGAGAGAGGTGTCTAACGGCAATCTTGATTTTCACATTGATATAAAGGTAAGCGATAAGAGTGAAGATGAAATTGGAATATTAGTAGATTCTTTCAACAAGATGACAAATGATATAAAGATGAAAGAATTGGCACTTCAGGAGAAGAATTTAAGCCTCCAAAAGACAAATCGTGAGCTTGACAGGCGGAGAAGCTATATTGAAACAGTCCTTGAAAACATAGGCACAGGAGTCATTTCTCTCGATATATGGGGAAGAATAACGACTATAAATTCTGCTGCAGAAGAAATGCTGCACATAAAAGCAAGTGATTTTACAGGCAAACTCTTCAAGGACGCCTTTTCAACTTCAAAATTGGACCCTCTGAAGAAATTATTTCTTGAACTTGAGGAATCAGGAAATAGAAGCATAGAAGATGAAGTTAATCTAAATATAAAGGGCGAAGTTTTTACCTTTATGATAAATGTAAGCAAACTTTTCGATAGCGAGAATAATGAAATAGGCGTTGTAATGGTACTTGAAAATATGACCGAGCTTATCCGTGCTCAAAGAGTTGCTGCATGGCGCGAAGTAGCGAGAAGGATTGCCCATGAAATTAAAAACCCTTTGACTCCAATAAAACTATCTGCACAGCGGCTGAAAAAGAAATATTTTCAGGAAGGAAATGGAGATAAAGAGGTTTTTGTTTCCTGTGTTGATACGATTATTCAGGAAGTTGATGATTTGAAAAAAATGGTCAATGAATTTTCAAATTTTGCGCGAATGCCTTCCTTCAATCCTGTTGATGTAAACATCAAGGAACTTGCTGAAGAAACAATTTCTCTTTACAAAACAAGTATGAAAAATGTTAAAATAAACATAAATAATGGAAAAGATATCCCATTATTGAAACTTGACCCTGAGCAGATAAAAAGGGTATTTATCAATTTAATAGACAATGCTATTGAATCGATGGACGGAAATGGTGAAATCAATATATCATTTGAGTATATGGCAGATTTACAGACAGTAAAAATTGAAGTATCAGACAATGGAAGAGGAATACCTCCAAATGTTAAGGAGAAGCTCTTTTTGCCTTATTTTTCCACAAAAAAGAGCGGTACAGGGCTTGGATTAGCCATTGTCAATTCCATAATATCAGAACATCGCGGTTATATTAGAGTGAAAGATAATATACCTCGAGGGACAACTTTTGTAATAGAATTACCTGTTAGAGGAGTTTAAAGAGTAAAAAATGCCTAAAGGACATATATTAGTAGTAGATGATGAAAAAAATATTGGGACTTCCCTTGAAGGGATACTCACTGATGAGGGGTATACCGTATCAAAAGCCCTTGATGGGCCACAAGCTCTTGAAATGATAAAAGAATTGCCTCCGGATGTGGTCCTTCTCGATATTTGGATGCCCGGTATGGACGGAATAGAAGTGCTAAAAAATATCAAAGAATTCGAACGGGATCTTGAAGTAATAATTATGTCAGGACACGGGACAATCGAAACGGCTGTGCGGGCATTAAAGCTTGGAGCTTCTGATTTTATAGAGAAACCCCTTTCTATGGATGTTTTACTTTCAGCAGTCAATCGCGCATTTGAGAGAAGAATATTGAACAAGGAAAAAATTGAACTCAAAAGGGAGCTTGTCAAAAGATATAAACTTGTCGGTAAAAGTGAGCAGATTGAAAGAGTGCGGCAACTTATAAATGAAGTATCTAACGGCTCTTTCCCTGTGTTGGTGTATGGTGAAAGAGGCACCGGCAAGGAGTTGGTAGCAAGGATCATACACGATAACGGAGCAAAGAGGGAAAAGCCCTTCGTAAAAATAAATTGTGCCGCTATGAATGAAGAAATTTTGGAGCAGGAGATATTTGGTATAAACAGAGAAAATGGCAATTCTACCCCCAAAAGGGGAAAACTCGAGCTCGCTGCAGATGGCACAGTATTTTTTGATGGTATCGATAAACTTTCCAAGAATGTACAAAAGAAGCTTTTGGACCTCATTAAAACCCGAAAGTTTGCGCGTATCAATGGGAAAAAAGTCTTTTCAATGAAATTTAGAATATTAGCCGCATCCGAAAAAGATATTTCTAAGGCGGTCCAAGAAGATGAATTCCTGCCTGAATTGCAGAAGGAATTTACAACTTCCATTTATCTGCCTCCTTTACGGGAGAGGACAGAAGATATACCTGACCTTGTCAATTGCTTCATAGAAGACATAAGTGAAGATTATGGCAGAGGATTGAGAGAGATTGATGATGAAGCAATGGCAGAGTTAATGCTTTATAAATGGCCCAATAATGTCAAGGAATTGAAAAATATCTTGGAGAGATTGGCAATTTCAGTGCCAACAGGGAAAATAACTGATTCTGATGTGCGTAAAATATTGAGAGGCGGAAGCGATGTGAAATCCTTTGATTATGATGGATATTCTTATAAAGAGGCAAAGAAGAAATGGGAGAAGGAATATGTGACCAACATTTTGAAGAAAAACAGCTGGGACTTGAAGAAAGCCGCCAAAGAAATGGGAATCAGTAAAAAGACCCTTGATAAGAAAGTCAAGGCTTTTGGATTGATGAGAAAAAAGAAAAAAACGGCATCACAGGTTGTTTATCAGAAAACCTTGAAAACGAGTGTCGTCCTTTGCGGTCAAGGGCTTCATTCAGGTTTGAAAACAGGATTGATTTTAGTCCCACAGCCGCCTGATACGGGTATCATCTTCGCGAATGTTTCTACCGGTGAAACCGTAGAGGCAAATATAGACAATGTAGAATCGACAGAACATGCAACTTCTCTGAAAAAGGGGAAGTCGAATGTTAAAACTATCGAACATATAATGGCAGTGCTTAATATTTACGGCATCAATAATTTACTTATTAAAATTACAGATGAAGTGCCAATTATGGATGGGTCAGCTGTTGATTTTTGTGAGCTCATTGAGGATGGGGGAATAATTGAGCAGGAAGGTACCTGCGAGGCGATTGTCATCGACCGTGAAATTGTGTATGGAAAAGTAGGGAAGGGCAGTAAGTATATCAAGATAGAACCATATGATGGTTTTGCCGTAAAGTATATTATGGATTATCCTCCCCCTATTGGGAAGCAGGTTGCTGAATTTGTCAGCAATGGCGCTGAAACTTTCAAGAAAGAGATAGCGCCTGCACGAACATTTGGTTTTTTAAAAGATGTTGAGTACCTTGAGAAGAAAGGATTGATAAGCGGAGGCAGGTTAAACAATGTGGTTCTTCTCGACAATGAAAAGGTGATAAATACTGAATTGAGATTTAAAGATGAATTTGCAAGGCACAAGATATTGGACATCATAGGTGACTTCTATCTCTTGGGCAGGCCTATAAGGGGAAAAATCACAGCCAATCTTACCGGCCATTCCGAAAATATTGCTCTTCTGAGAAAAATAAAATCCCTCTACTAATTTTTGCTCTTCTTTTTTTGAGATTTAATGGAACTAACATAATATGACAAAAAAAATTTCTTTTATTGATTCTTTCTGGTAATTATATGAAATCAATACTTGCGAAATTTTTGTCTTTGATATAGCCAGAGAATGATGACTGATTATCAGAAAATTCTGGAAATCAATTAGACGACGCGCAGTCTTTAACTCTTACTTTTGAGGCAGAAAATGAGCAAAAAGAGAATTGACTATAAGTCATCTGGTGTTGACATCTCATCGGGGAATCTATTCATTGAAAAGATAAAACCCCTTGCCCGCTCAACTTTTACAGAAGGTGTAGTTTCTGATCTTGGTGGTTTTGGGGGGTTTTTTCGTATTCCGCAGGGGCTAAAAAAACCCTGTCTTGTTTCTGCTACTGATGGAGTCGGCACTAAATTGAAAATTGCTTTTGAAGCTGGAAAGCATTCGACAGTGGGAATCGACCTTGTGGCGATGTGCGCAAACGACATCATCGTTTGCGGTGCAACACCGCTGTTCTTTCTTGATTATTTTGCCACAGGGAAACTCTCTCTTGATGAAGGAATCGAAGTGGTAAAAGGGATTGCAGAAGGATGCAGACAAGCAGAGATGGCGTTAATTGGCGGCGAAACTGCTGAAATGCCGGGTTTTTACAAGGAAGGAGAATACGATTTGGCTGGCTTTGCCGTAGGTATCGTAGATGAAGCCAATATTCTCCCTTCAGGCAATATCAAGGAAAATGATGTGATAATAGGGCTTGCCTCGTCGGGATTACACAGCAACGGATTTTCACTTGTAAGAAAGCTTTTCTTTGATGAATTGGGTTTATCGGTAAAGGATGAATTTCCAACAGAAAAGGGAAAGACAGTGGGAGATGTCCTTTTAGAACCTACAAAAATTTATGTCAAAACAGTGAAGCCCCTTTTGAATGCCTATCCTGTTAAAGCGATTGCTCATATAACAGGTGGAGGATTGATAGAGAATATTCCAAGAATATTGCAAAAAAATCTGTCAGCCGAAATCAATTCCGATTCTTGGGAACTGCCCAATATTTTTCGTTTCATTATGGCGCAGGATATGATTGAAAGAGAAGAACTATACCGTACTTTCAATATGGGTATAGGGCTGGTTCTTATCGTCGATGAAAAGGAAAGCGACAACATCTTGACTCACTGCATTTCGTCCGGGCAAAAAGGCTGGAAGATAGGACGCATAGTGAGAGGGAACCATAAAGTCATAATCAATTAGTGAAAATATTTTAATTCTTTTAAAACTTTTTCAATTTGATGTGGGAGAGATAAAAGTGAAGATGCCAAAAAAAATCGGAGTTCTCGTTTCGGGAAGGGGAAGCAATCTTCAGGCGTTGATTGACGCAATAAAAGAGAAAAAAATCAATGGTGAAATCGCAATAGTAATAAGCAATAAAGCTGATGCTTTTGCATTGAAAAGAGCAGAAAATAACGGAATCAAGACTGCTGTCGTCGATCATAGAAAATATTCTACACGAGAAGATTTTGAAAAGGACATTATCGAACATCTTGAAAGAGAAAAGGTAGAGCTTGTTTGCCTTGCAGGGTTTATGCGTGTTTTAACTCCCTATTTTGTCTCGAGGTATAGAAACCGCATTATAAATATTCATCCTGCGCTTCTTCCTTCTTTCCCTGGTGTAAATGCGCAAAAGCAGGCTATAGATTATGGTGTCAAGATAAGTGGATGCACAGTGCATTTTGTTGATGAAGGGACTGATACAGGACCAATTATTTTGCAAAAAGCAGTTGTGGTGAATGATAATGATGATGAGCACTCTCTTGCTGAAAGAATTTTGAAAGAGGAGCACAAGGCATATGCAGAAGCAGTTTCTCTTTTCTGTGATGACAAGTTGGAGATCGAAGGAAGAAAAGTTATAATCAAAAAAGAATAGAAGGCATTCCCTATGCAAAAAGTTGAATCTCTTTTTCTGATTTATATTTTTGTCTTTTTTTCTTTTTTCACTTTATTTGTCTCAAATGGTGAAAGCGGTGAGGTTCCTTCCAATGTCATTGCAGATGTGGGTGGAAGAAAAATTACTATTGATGAGATTGACAGCATAATAAAACTTTTACCAGAAGATTTACAGGTCCGTTATCTAAATAAAAAGTTAAAAAGAGATTTTATAAGAGACTATATTGAAACAGAGCTCCTATATCTTGAAGGTAAAGAGAAGGGAATTGAAAAAGACAGAGAGTTTTTGCTGCGCAAGAAAAGCATAGAAAGAGCGCTCATTAGGGATATTTATATTAAGAAATATGTGGCGAAAAACCTGTCTGTCTCTGAAAATGATGTCGTTGATTACTATAACAAGCATAAAAGTGATTTCAAACACAGTGACTATGCTTTTGCGTCACATATTCTTTTACGATCACAGGAAGAGGCAGAAAAGGTCAGGAAACTTTTAGATGAAGGGAAAATTTCATTCAAAGATGCAGTAAAGAGGTATTCTATA
The sequence above is drawn from the Candidatus Schekmanbacteria bacterium genome and encodes:
- a CDS encoding DUF2889 domain-containing protein, coding for MAIFVRNILIDLDEVSPGLMRVSASMKDVVHDIRLTLFATFPEYEIKDVDLQMNETPEKNCPLFKELIGRIRGLKIGRGFNSQIRKLFRGAEGCPTVTGLLTVAAPLVINISWFIEKRKLGLSDSEYLDLKRKMMKDKCIAFSSMNSEIDEEVTNGERAIYRDCNKCPSADIGNEAIRKVILKLETIAEKYKIPQQSIDDIKDDIKDLLEREK
- the dprA gene encoding DNA-protecting protein DprA; the encoded protein is MNIEEKKDWIALNLLSYKKPDIFIKLHQHYGSGTEILKAGRSGFQDIEWLDNKKKSSTISILYGEIVDKELEVIEKQRVQIITVEDEDYPELLREISAPPPVLYCRGNLKKEFTGIAVVGTRNPTEYGKMMAEKLSSQLAINGIAVVSGMARGIDTIAHKSALGSNGYTIAVLGSGIDMVYPPENGKLYNEICEKGAVISEFPMGSSPHKKNFPRRNRIVSGMSRAILVIEAGERSGTLITARFAIEQNRDVFAVPGRVTSSRSKGTNGLIKKGAILTESFDDIAEHLGVEFKREFSENSTRSDDKDSKKPIAFSEDSVEAAVLSFLDDSPKHIDLISRECGMGIPQISSILMKLEIYGAVRQVSGKMFVRNYL
- a CDS encoding PAS domain-containing protein — translated: MKTKKVESPREAALKRRRNVIVVAALILLFIILLVIEVTTQDISASSPVGNYVIFYSFYNIIFMLLLILVYLIVRNIVKLYFERERLEPGAKFRTKLIVSFFLLTSIPSVVLFFYARFLISQTMEYWFSVPIEQSLQGAIRVSEQYYDDIKGRAENFSSIIGKSILRRNLLAEKNKKYLRNYIKSKVNEYDMDVIYVYNSSGKKVMEAYSKDVDEDRVIKPDDDLIKKILSKEKLSTVIPADEGELIYGLVSLENRRKKKIGVVAVGYYLPRSLTEDIKSAAMAFEDYRQKEILKKPIANTYVGMFAIVTILVIFAAMWFGLQLAKEITIPIKQLAEGTREVSNGNLDFHIDIKVSDKSEDEIGILVDSFNKMTNDIKMKELALQEKNLSLQKTNRELDRRRSYIETVLENIGTGVISLDIWGRITTINSAAEEMLHIKASDFTGKLFKDAFSTSKLDPLKKLFLELEESGNRSIEDEVNLNIKGEVFTFMINVSKLFDSENNEIGVVMVLENMTELIRAQRVAAWREVARRIAHEIKNPLTPIKLSAQRLKKKYFQEGNGDKEVFVSCVDTIIQEVDDLKKMVNEFSNFARMPSFNPVDVNIKELAEETISLYKTSMKNVKININNGKDIPLLKLDPEQIKRVFINLIDNAIESMDGNGEINISFEYMADLQTVKIEVSDNGRGIPPNVKEKLFLPYFSTKKSGTGLGLAIVNSIISEHRGYIRVKDNIPRGTTFVIELPVRGV
- the lpxC gene encoding UDP-3-O-[3-hydroxymyristoyl] N-acetylglucosamine deacetylase, whose translation is MPKGHILVVDDEKNIGTSLEGILTDEGYTVSKALDGPQALEMIKELPPDVVLLDIWMPGMDGIEVLKNIKEFERDLEVIIMSGHGTIETAVRALKLGASDFIEKPLSMDVLLSAVNRAFERRILNKEKIELKRELVKRYKLVGKSEQIERVRQLINEVSNGSFPVLVYGERGTGKELVARIIHDNGAKREKPFVKINCAAMNEEILEQEIFGINRENGNSTPKRGKLELAADGTVFFDGIDKLSKNVQKKLLDLIKTRKFARINGKKVFSMKFRILAASEKDISKAVQEDEFLPELQKEFTTSIYLPPLRERTEDIPDLVNCFIEDISEDYGRGLREIDDEAMAELMLYKWPNNVKELKNILERLAISVPTGKITDSDVRKILRGGSDVKSFDYDGYSYKEAKKKWEKEYVTNILKKNSWDLKKAAKEMGISKKTLDKKVKAFGLMRKKKKTASQVVYQKTLKTSVVLCGQGLHSGLKTGLILVPQPPDTGIIFANVSTGETVEANIDNVESTEHATSLKKGKSNVKTIEHIMAVLNIYGINNLLIKITDEVPIMDGSAVDFCELIEDGGIIEQEGTCEAIVIDREIVYGKVGKGSKYIKIEPYDGFAVKYIMDYPPPIGKQVAEFVSNGAETFKKEIAPARTFGFLKDVEYLEKKGLISGGRLNNVVLLDNEKVINTELRFKDEFARHKILDIIGDFYLLGRPIRGKITANLTGHSENIALLRKIKSLY
- a CDS encoding phosphoribosylformylglycinamidine cyclo-ligase, coding for MDYKSSGVDISSGNLFIEKIKPLARSTFTEGVVSDLGGFGGFFRIPQGLKKPCLVSATDGVGTKLKIAFEAGKHSTVGIDLVAMCANDIIVCGATPLFFLDYFATGKLSLDEGIEVVKGIAEGCRQAEMALIGGETAEMPGFYKEGEYDLAGFAVGIVDEANILPSGNIKENDVIIGLASSGLHSNGFSLVRKLFFDELGLSVKDEFPTEKGKTVGDVLLEPTKIYVKTVKPLLNAYPVKAIAHITGGGLIENIPRILQKNLSAEINSDSWELPNIFRFIMAQDMIEREELYRTFNMGIGLVLIVDEKESDNILTHCISSGQKGWKIGRIVRGNHKVIIN
- a CDS encoding phosphoribosylglycinamide formyltransferase translates to MPKKIGVLVSGRGSNLQALIDAIKEKKINGEIAIVISNKADAFALKRAENNGIKTAVVDHRKYSTREDFEKDIIEHLEREKVELVCLAGFMRVLTPYFVSRYRNRIINIHPALLPSFPGVNAQKQAIDYGVKISGCTVHFVDEGTDTGPIILQKAVVVNDNDDEHSLAERILKEEHKAYAEAVSLFCDDKLEIEGRKVIIKKE